From the Priestia koreensis genome, one window contains:
- a CDS encoding DnaD domain-containing protein, with the protein MEKNKMAEWLSEGSVAIPKLLMNHYAELGLNEQEFMMILHIHVAIEGGNDFLTPEEMSKKMSISAAKCMEVLRKLLKEGFIGIEQKHDPSSMIAEFYTLQPLWYKLVSLLFDESKKHKQIEQEEEEANLYTMFEKEFGRPLSPFECETLAMWQDQDYHDVVIIKAALREAVMSGKLNFRYIDRILFEWKKNGVKTIEQARNHGQRFRQHQQTKKQAVSQPQRSNAIPFFNWLEQ; encoded by the coding sequence ATGGAAAAAAACAAAATGGCCGAGTGGTTATCAGAAGGAAGCGTCGCAATTCCGAAGCTCCTTATGAATCATTACGCTGAATTAGGATTAAATGAACAAGAGTTTATGATGATCTTACACATTCATGTAGCAATTGAAGGAGGAAATGATTTTCTAACTCCTGAGGAAATGTCTAAAAAGATGAGCATCTCAGCTGCTAAATGCATGGAAGTGTTAAGAAAGTTACTAAAAGAAGGGTTTATTGGCATCGAACAAAAGCACGATCCTTCTTCAATGATTGCTGAATTTTACACGCTTCAGCCGCTTTGGTATAAACTTGTTTCCTTGCTTTTTGACGAAAGTAAAAAGCATAAGCAAATTGAGCAAGAAGAAGAGGAAGCAAATTTATACACGATGTTTGAAAAAGAATTTGGACGGCCTCTTTCACCGTTTGAATGTGAAACGCTTGCGATGTGGCAGGATCAAGATTATCACGATGTTGTGATTATTAAAGCTGCTCTTAGAGAAGCGGTCATGTCAGGGAAACTGAACTTCCGCTACATTGATCGTATTTTATTTGAATGGAAGAAAAATGGCGTCAAAACGATTGAACAAGCGAGAAATCATGGTCAGCGCTTTCGACAGCATCAACAAACGAAAAAGCAAGCAGTCAGTCAACCACAGCGCAGCAATGCCATTCCGTTTTTCAATTGGCTTGAGCAATAA
- a CDS encoding YppE family protein: protein MADVIQTLTSYLHKENEKALRRLEQRLQEEGYEPDFFGEVKPYVDEFYPKKDEWQELCKQWIKEEKPKYIAPNQIDSTEENLNNVVLQSFYKDTKVKRFKQMYQANKYVLESILTYKEKGNEYI from the coding sequence ATGGCAGATGTAATTCAAACGTTAACAAGCTATTTGCATAAAGAAAATGAAAAAGCACTGAGAAGACTCGAGCAAAGACTTCAAGAAGAAGGGTACGAGCCTGATTTTTTCGGAGAAGTAAAGCCATACGTGGATGAATTTTATCCGAAGAAAGATGAGTGGCAGGAGCTGTGCAAACAGTGGATCAAAGAAGAGAAGCCGAAATATATCGCTCCAAATCAAATTGATTCCACCGAAGAAAACTTGAACAATGTCGTGTTACAATCATTTTATAAGGATACAAAAGTGAAGCGCTTTAAGCAAATGTATCAAGCGAATAAATACGTGCTAGAATCCATTTTAACATACAAGGAAAAAGGCAATGAGTACATTTAA
- a CDS encoding DUF2515 family protein: MDNISRTEAYANYYKKYPEIKWSFLASMVSRNAGWNMCDLEGEWMSQGINEQQRNILFQTYERANWLIFQDAYPQLLLYEASLQHQTPLFHLLSHFGVSKFMQEQWGEFWKTRDEKVLMHALIVNEQNIIQNPVMKHPFYQKKVFKSFVFQFQDWLHFSSVLFPTIEGELYGCSVHHFWNVSKRIELGKKLAQLLFDPVLYPSFLKFSQKTVHTGSRYDYEQYFHLQKRPTTPILRVTYPIVQHHQSETNEWHVRKGKVERWMKAPVVLKQTHLTNWYQKKEIELHMLILAEQWWRKK; the protein is encoded by the coding sequence ATGGATAATATTTCCCGGACAGAAGCATATGCAAACTACTATAAAAAGTACCCAGAAATTAAATGGTCGTTTTTAGCAAGTATGGTGTCTCGAAATGCAGGATGGAACATGTGCGATTTAGAAGGAGAATGGATGAGTCAGGGTATTAACGAGCAGCAACGAAATATTCTGTTTCAAACGTATGAGCGTGCCAACTGGCTTATCTTTCAAGATGCCTATCCGCAGCTCTTACTGTATGAAGCATCTTTGCAACATCAAACGCCGCTTTTTCATCTTCTTTCGCATTTCGGTGTTTCTAAGTTCATGCAAGAACAGTGGGGGGAGTTTTGGAAAACAAGGGATGAGAAGGTGCTTATGCATGCCTTAATTGTGAACGAACAGAACATCATTCAAAATCCTGTCATGAAGCACCCTTTCTATCAAAAAAAAGTATTTAAATCGTTTGTGTTTCAATTTCAAGACTGGTTGCATTTTAGCTCGGTTCTTTTCCCTACTATAGAAGGTGAGTTATATGGGTGCTCTGTTCATCATTTTTGGAACGTATCCAAGCGAATTGAGCTGGGCAAAAAGCTAGCACAGCTTCTTTTTGATCCCGTACTATATCCTTCATTTTTGAAGTTTTCACAAAAGACTGTTCATACGGGTTCTAGATATGACTATGAGCAGTATTTTCACCTTCAAAAAAGACCAACGACGCCAATCCTTCGAGTAACGTATCCAATTGTCCAGCATCATCAGTCCGAAACAAATGAGTGGCACGTGCGGAAAGGGAAAGTAGAGCGTTGGATGAAGGCTCCGGTAGTGCTGAAGCAAACTCATCTGACGAACTGGTATCAGAAAAAAGAGATTGAGCTTCATATGCTAATCTTGGCCGAGCAGTGGTGGAGGAAGAAATAA
- a CDS encoding YpmA family protein has product MESKIEVLSTVRIQHSEDLYKIVDSLNRTLKKKDLMFGLALDEEDQNTAVFTIYRT; this is encoded by the coding sequence ATGGAAAGTAAAATTGAAGTTTTATCAACTGTCCGTATTCAGCATTCAGAGGATTTATATAAAATCGTCGACAGCTTAAACCGAACGTTAAAAAAGAAAGATCTTATGTTTGGCCTCGCACTAGATGAAGAAGACCAAAATACAGCTGTATTTACAATCTATCGTACGTAA
- the nth gene encoding endonuclease III, which produces MLTLKQIRFCLDTMAEMFPDAHCELNHRNPFDLVIAVVLSAQCTDALVNKVTTELFKKYHVPEDYLAVTEEELQHDIRSIGLYRNKAKNIRKLCEDLIHVYGGNVPETQDELVKLAGVGRKTANVVASVAFGVPAIAVDTHVERVSKRLGICRWKDSVTEVEKTLMRKVPEEEWSVTHHRLIFFGRYHCKAQSPQCDICPLLELCREGQKRMKGREKK; this is translated from the coding sequence ATGTTAACGTTAAAGCAAATTCGATTTTGTTTGGACACAATGGCTGAAATGTTTCCAGATGCACACTGTGAATTAAACCATCGTAATCCATTTGATTTAGTTATTGCCGTTGTGTTGTCCGCTCAGTGTACAGATGCACTCGTTAATAAGGTTACGACGGAGTTATTTAAGAAATATCATGTACCAGAGGATTATTTAGCTGTGACAGAAGAGGAGCTACAGCACGACATTCGTTCCATTGGTTTATATCGTAACAAAGCGAAAAACATTCGAAAGCTTTGTGAGGATCTCATTCATGTGTATGGAGGGAACGTACCTGAAACACAGGACGAGCTCGTAAAGCTAGCAGGGGTAGGTAGAAAAACGGCCAATGTCGTGGCATCAGTTGCGTTTGGTGTGCCAGCTATTGCGGTTGATACACACGTAGAGCGCGTCAGTAAGCGTCTCGGCATTTGCCGCTGGAAGGATTCTGTTACGGAAGTAGAAAAAACGTTGATGAGAAAAGTGCCAGAAGAAGAGTGGAGCGTAACGCACCATCGTCTTATTTTTTTCGGTCGTTATCACTGCAAGGCACAGTCACCTCAGTGCGACATTTGTCCACTGCTTGAACTTTGCCGTGAAGGTCAAAAGAGAATGAAGGGGAGGGAGAAAAAATGA
- the yppF gene encoding YppF family protein, which yields MEVTALREHFKNHKQYEPQHNELLDFAQQKYLKGEITITEYKELSRELEHHGAQKPDFLFEN from the coding sequence ATGGAAGTTACAGCACTTCGTGAACACTTTAAAAACCATAAGCAGTATGAACCACAGCATAATGAATTACTGGATTTTGCCCAACAAAAGTACTTAAAAGGAGAAATTACGATTACTGAGTATAAGGAACTTTCTCGCGAACTTGAGCATCACGGTGCTCAAAAACCTGATTTTTTATTTGAAAATTAA
- a CDS encoding ABC transporter ATP-binding protein, with protein MISFVNVEKVYPDGTRAVKSLDMTINEGEFFVLIGPSGCGKTTTLKMINRLNETSDGKILIRDKSIHDYNIHELRRNIGYVLQQIALFPHMTIEENISIVPELKGWDKKKVKARVTELLELVGLNPEQYRNRKPSELSGGQQQRIGVARALAADPPVILMDEPFSALDPISREQLQKDIVALQAKIKKTIVFVTHDMNEALTLGDRVCLMKDGHVVQIGTPEELVNDPANDFVESFLGNRQNVWTTNVVEVVKKFRDRMQTVPEATTTAEIKSNATIEEAYELLHHHSALRVLRRNEEIGIVTSSMILEFLYDHSKEGGFIGS; from the coding sequence GTGATTAGTTTTGTAAATGTCGAAAAAGTATATCCCGACGGAACAAGAGCAGTTAAAAGTCTTGATATGACCATTAACGAAGGCGAGTTTTTTGTTCTGATCGGGCCGAGTGGATGTGGAAAGACGACCACTTTGAAAATGATTAATCGTCTAAATGAAACCTCAGATGGAAAAATTTTAATTAGGGATAAAAGCATCCATGATTACAATATCCATGAATTACGCCGCAATATTGGGTACGTCCTCCAACAAATCGCTTTATTTCCGCACATGACGATTGAAGAAAACATCTCAATTGTTCCCGAATTAAAAGGTTGGGATAAGAAGAAAGTAAAAGCTCGGGTTACGGAACTTTTGGAGCTAGTAGGCTTAAATCCAGAGCAATACCGAAATCGCAAGCCTTCAGAGCTATCGGGTGGCCAACAGCAGCGCATTGGTGTTGCAAGGGCCCTTGCTGCCGATCCACCGGTTATTTTAATGGATGAGCCCTTTAGTGCACTTGATCCCATTAGCCGTGAACAGCTTCAAAAGGATATTGTAGCGCTTCAAGCAAAAATAAAAAAAACGATTGTGTTCGTTACGCATGATATGAATGAAGCGTTAACGCTTGGTGACCGCGTCTGTTTAATGAAAGATGGACACGTGGTGCAAATTGGTACGCCGGAAGAATTAGTAAATGATCCCGCAAACGATTTTGTAGAATCGTTTTTAGGAAACCGTCAAAACGTATGGACAACGAATGTCGTGGAAGTAGTGAAAAAGTTCCGTGATCGTATGCAAACAGTACCTGAAGCTACAACAACAGCTGAAATAAAATCCAATGCAACCATCGAAGAAGCCTATGAGCTTTTACACCATCATTCGGCTCTTCGCGTACTGCGTCGCAATGAAGAAATTGGCATCGTGACAAGCAGTATGATCCTTGAATTTCTATATGACCATTCAAAAGAGGGAGGTTTTATTGGATCGTGA
- the recU gene encoding Holliday junction resolvase RecU — MIRYPNGKVYTPASPKEKARTVKESTYSNRGMTLEEDLNESNQYYLSHDIAVVHKKPTPVQIVNVDYPKRSAAVIKEAYFKQASTTDYNGVYRGKYLDFEAKETKNKTSFPLQNFHEHQIHHMKQVVKQQGIAFVILMFTAAEEIYLLRAEDLFPYWEKMKQDGRKSIPKKDVEEKGSLIRYGFHPRIDYIKIIDKLYF; from the coding sequence ATGATCAGGTATCCTAATGGGAAGGTTTATACACCTGCTTCGCCTAAGGAAAAAGCGCGAACCGTTAAGGAATCAACCTATAGCAACCGTGGAATGACGCTTGAAGAAGATTTGAATGAATCAAATCAATATTATTTATCACATGATATTGCCGTTGTACATAAAAAACCAACTCCCGTTCAAATTGTAAATGTGGATTACCCAAAACGAAGTGCGGCAGTTATCAAAGAAGCCTATTTTAAACAAGCTTCTACAACCGATTACAACGGAGTATATCGAGGGAAATATCTTGATTTTGAAGCAAAGGAAACGAAGAATAAAACATCTTTTCCGCTGCAAAATTTTCATGAGCATCAAATCCACCATATGAAACAGGTAGTGAAACAACAAGGAATTGCGTTTGTCATCCTGATGTTCACTGCTGCAGAAGAAATTTATCTATTAAGAGCTGAAGACTTGTTTCCATATTGGGAAAAAATGAAACAAGACGGACGAAAATCAATTCCAAAGAAAGACGTTGAAGAAAAGGGGTCTCTCATCCGATACGGCTTTCATCCACGGATTGATTATATAAAAATAATAGATAAATTGTATTTTTAA
- a CDS encoding ABC transporter permease/substrate-binding protein — protein sequence MNTFVDYFKERGPDLGKALLEHIQISLVALFFAVIISVPLGIYLTRRKRIAEPIIGITAIMQTIPSLALLGLLIPLVGIGKGNAIIALTLYALLPILRNTYTGIMEVDPSLREASRALGMTTRQQLTKVELPLALPVIMAGIRTAMVLIIGTATLAALIGAGGLGDLILLGIDRNDNYLIVFGAVPAALLALIFDFLLRLIEKSTKNRSPKRALISVIVAALVLGTPFAFSQAAKPDLVFAGKTGSEADILINMYKLLIEDETDLKVDLKPGFGATTFVYSALKSKEIDLYPEYSGTVITNLIKEKPTSHDRKEVFEQARKGLDKKEDLAFLQPMKFNNTYALAVPAQFAKENNLKTISDLQRVRSQLKPGFTLEFSDREDGYKGIQKTYGLQFSNLKTMQAKLRYRAIHKGDINLVDAYATDGEMKQFNLKILEDDKSMFPPYQCAPLLRKETLEKYPELKKILNKLAGKISDAEMQEMNYAVNAKGESPKKVAEDFLKQKGLLK from the coding sequence GTGAACACATTTGTCGATTACTTTAAAGAACGAGGTCCTGATCTAGGAAAGGCCTTATTAGAACATATTCAAATTTCACTAGTTGCGCTGTTTTTCGCTGTGATCATTTCGGTTCCTCTGGGCATTTATTTAACGAGACGCAAAAGAATTGCGGAGCCTATTATTGGCATTACGGCAATTATGCAAACGATTCCCTCCCTTGCTTTATTAGGACTACTCATACCACTTGTAGGAATTGGGAAAGGGAACGCTATTATTGCTTTAACGCTTTATGCGCTTCTACCAATTTTACGTAATACATACACAGGCATTATGGAGGTAGACCCATCATTAAGAGAAGCATCTCGTGCTCTAGGAATGACGACAAGACAACAGCTGACAAAGGTTGAATTACCGCTTGCACTGCCCGTTATTATGGCAGGTATTCGTACAGCAATGGTTCTTATTATTGGAACCGCTACTCTTGCAGCACTAATCGGTGCCGGAGGACTTGGAGATCTTATCTTATTAGGGATAGACCGAAATGATAATTATCTAATCGTGTTTGGTGCGGTTCCTGCGGCACTACTCGCACTAATATTTGACTTCCTTCTTCGTCTAATTGAGAAATCAACGAAAAATCGTTCACCGAAGCGTGCGCTTATTTCCGTCATTGTCGCAGCTTTAGTGTTAGGAACACCATTTGCCTTTTCTCAGGCTGCCAAGCCAGATCTTGTGTTTGCAGGTAAGACAGGATCTGAAGCGGATATTTTGATTAATATGTACAAGCTACTAATTGAGGACGAGACGGACTTAAAAGTAGACTTGAAGCCAGGATTTGGAGCCACTACGTTCGTATACAGTGCGCTTAAAAGTAAAGAGATCGATTTGTATCCAGAATACTCTGGAACAGTGATCACCAATCTTATTAAGGAGAAACCGACGAGTCATGATCGAAAAGAGGTATTTGAACAAGCTCGTAAGGGTCTCGATAAAAAAGAAGATTTAGCTTTTTTACAACCAATGAAATTCAATAATACGTATGCCCTTGCTGTACCTGCACAATTTGCAAAAGAGAATAATTTAAAAACAATCTCTGATTTGCAACGAGTAAGATCACAGCTGAAGCCTGGCTTCACGCTTGAATTCTCCGATCGAGAAGATGGGTACAAAGGTATTCAAAAAACGTATGGCTTGCAGTTCTCGAATTTAAAAACGATGCAGGCTAAGTTACGCTACCGAGCTATTCATAAAGGCGATATTAACCTAGTGGATGCGTATGCAACCGATGGGGAAATGAAGCAATTTAATTTAAAGATTTTAGAAGATGATAAAAGCATGTTTCCACCCTATCAATGTGCACCGTTATTACGAAAAGAAACGCTTGAAAAATATCCAGAGTTGAAAAAGATCTTAAATAAATTAGCTGGAAAAATTTCAGATGCTGAAATGCAGGAGATGAACTATGCCGTGAATGCAAAAGGCGAATCTCCCAAAAAAGTGGCAGAAGACTTTCTGAAACAAAAAGGTTTGTTAAAATAA
- a CDS encoding YppG family protein — MNGPYYSSESPHQRFDLSTAFPHSPYMQPPYNNQPMPMMGFPTYTGMGMPVGNGMNPGAPIMQSPPATGASNNQPFPIMYPTPYPKYNTQNKTQPSIMSQFKTADGNYDINKVMNTAGQMVGAMNQLTSVVKGISGVFKI; from the coding sequence ATGAACGGCCCTTATTATTCATCAGAATCACCGCATCAACGCTTTGATTTATCTACTGCTTTTCCTCATTCACCATACATGCAGCCACCCTATAATAACCAGCCTATGCCGATGATGGGTTTTCCTACTTATACGGGTATGGGGATGCCAGTGGGGAACGGTATGAATCCAGGTGCTCCGATCATGCAAAGTCCACCTGCTACCGGAGCGTCTAATAATCAACCGTTCCCCATCATGTATCCGACGCCATATCCAAAGTACAATACGCAAAATAAAACCCAGCCTTCCATCATGTCACAGTTTAAAACGGCAGACGGGAATTATGACATTAACAAAGTAATGAATACAGCAGGTCAGATGGTCGGGGCGATGAATCAATTAACATCTGTAGTGAAAGGAATATCAGGAGTGTTTAAAATTTAA
- a CDS encoding DUF5590 domain-containing protein produces MKKWIISVVALLLIFLIWQSVSVYNHTFKTQEKVESKMEKTVKEKANLKSVSSITTYYGDETYYVGRGKTKKNEKVIVWMPKNQKKHDMIVKKVSQGITKKEVKEKVQADKNPEEIKSIRLGVTKDDQTNKEYPAWEVTYVDSENRFTYYYVAFETGKFTKLYRLYQS; encoded by the coding sequence ATGAAAAAATGGATTATTAGTGTAGTTGCTCTGTTACTTATTTTTCTTATTTGGCAGTCAGTCTCTGTATACAACCATACGTTCAAGACCCAGGAAAAGGTCGAAAGCAAAATGGAAAAGACGGTAAAGGAGAAGGCGAACTTAAAAAGCGTCAGTAGCATAACTACGTACTATGGTGATGAGACGTACTACGTAGGGCGCGGTAAAACAAAGAAAAACGAGAAAGTTATCGTATGGATGCCGAAAAATCAGAAAAAACATGATATGATAGTAAAAAAAGTGAGTCAAGGCATTACGAAAAAAGAAGTAAAAGAAAAAGTTCAAGCGGATAAAAACCCTGAAGAGATTAAATCCATTCGTTTAGGGGTTACAAAAGACGATCAAACAAACAAAGAGTATCCGGCATGGGAAGTGACGTATGTCGATTCTGAGAATCGCTTTACATATTACTACGTTGCGTTTGAAACTGGAAAGTTCACGAAGCTTTATCGCTTGTATCAATCTTAA
- the asnS gene encoding asparagine--tRNA ligase: protein MKITISEVNKHVGEEVTIGAWLANKRSSGKIAFLQLRDGTGFMQGVVVKAEVGEDVFQLAKSTTQESSLYVTGVVREDERSPFGYELTVTNVELIHAAVDYPITPKEHGTEFLMDHRHLWLRSKRQHAVMKVRNEIIRATYEFFNENGFTKIDPPILTGSAPEGTTELFHTKYFDEDAYLSQSGQLYMEAAAMALGKVFSFGPTFRAEKSKTRRHLIEFWMIEPEMAFCEFEDNLQVQENYVSHVVQSVLKNCSLELNTLGRDLSKLENIKTPFPRITYDDALKFLHEKGFDDIQWGDDFGSPHETAIAESYDKPVFITHYPTSLKPFYMQPDPNREDVVLCADLIAPEGYGEIIGGSERIHDNDLLQKRVKEHELDPETYKWYLELRKYGSVPHSGFGLGLERTVAWISGVEHVRETIPFPRLLNRLYP from the coding sequence GTGAAGATTACGATTTCAGAAGTAAACAAGCACGTTGGCGAAGAAGTAACCATTGGTGCTTGGCTTGCAAATAAACGTTCAAGTGGAAAAATCGCTTTCTTACAGCTTCGTGATGGTACGGGCTTTATGCAAGGCGTTGTTGTTAAAGCAGAAGTAGGAGAAGATGTATTTCAACTTGCGAAGTCCACAACGCAAGAGTCTTCTTTATATGTAACAGGTGTTGTACGTGAGGACGAGCGTTCACCGTTTGGTTATGAATTAACGGTAACGAACGTAGAGTTAATTCATGCAGCGGTTGATTACCCGATCACACCAAAAGAGCATGGCACAGAGTTCCTAATGGATCATCGTCATCTTTGGTTGCGTTCAAAACGTCAGCATGCGGTAATGAAAGTGCGTAACGAAATCATTCGTGCGACATATGAATTTTTCAATGAAAATGGATTTACAAAAATTGATCCGCCAATTCTAACAGGAAGTGCTCCTGAAGGAACAACGGAACTATTCCATACAAAATATTTTGATGAAGATGCTTATCTTTCTCAAAGCGGTCAGCTTTACATGGAAGCAGCTGCAATGGCGCTTGGAAAAGTGTTCTCATTCGGTCCAACATTCCGTGCTGAAAAATCGAAAACTCGTCGTCACTTAATTGAGTTTTGGATGATCGAGCCGGAAATGGCGTTCTGTGAATTTGAAGATAACTTACAAGTGCAAGAAAACTACGTATCACATGTGGTTCAATCTGTGCTTAAAAATTGCTCATTAGAATTAAATACGCTTGGTCGCGATCTTTCTAAATTAGAAAACATTAAAACACCATTCCCGCGTATTACGTATGACGATGCGCTTAAGTTCTTACATGAAAAAGGATTTGATGATATTCAGTGGGGTGATGATTTCGGTTCACCGCACGAAACGGCAATTGCTGAAAGCTATGACAAGCCTGTATTCATTACGCACTATCCAACATCTCTAAAACCTTTCTACATGCAACCAGATCCAAATCGTGAAGATGTTGTGTTATGTGCAGACTTAATTGCGCCAGAAGGTTACGGTGAAATTATCGGTGGATCAGAGCGTATTCATGATAACGACCTACTGCAAAAACGCGTGAAAGAACATGAGTTAGATCCTGAAACATACAAGTGGTATTTAGAACTTCGTAAATATGGTTCTGTACCCCATTCTGGATTTGGACTAGGATTAGAGCGTACAGTGGCATGGATTAGCGGCGTTGAACACGTACGTGAAACAATTCCATTCCCACGTCTACTAAACCGTTTATATCCTTAA
- a CDS encoding pyridoxal phosphate-dependent aminotransferase produces MKLAKRVSALTPSSTLAITAKAKELKAAGHDVIGLGAGEPDFNTPEHIIEAAEAAMKEGHTKYTPAGGLASLKEAIIKKFEQDQHIQYAANQVIVCSGAKHALYTLFQVLLDEGDEVIIPTPYWVSYPEQVKLAEGTPIYVEGKEQNHFKITPEQLEASITERTKAVIINSPSNPTGVIYSAEELKALGEVCLKHDILIVSDEIYEKLVYDGATHTSIAELSPELKEQTIIINGVSKSHSMTGWRIGYAAGNVDIIKAMTNLASHSTSNPTSIAQYGTIAAYEGSQEPVEMMRSAFEERLTIIYDKLVQLPGFSCVKPQGAFYLFPNVSEAVKMTGFSTVDDWVAAILEEEKVALVPGSGFGAPDNVRLSYATSLDLVEKAIERIEQFMNRHMK; encoded by the coding sequence TTGAAACTAGCCAAACGAGTATCAGCACTAACACCATCTTCAACTCTTGCGATCACCGCAAAAGCGAAAGAATTAAAAGCAGCAGGTCATGATGTGATTGGTCTAGGTGCTGGAGAGCCTGATTTTAATACGCCTGAACATATTATTGAGGCAGCTGAAGCTGCGATGAAAGAAGGACATACAAAGTATACGCCTGCTGGAGGGCTTGCTTCTTTAAAAGAAGCGATCATTAAAAAGTTTGAACAAGATCAGCACATTCAGTATGCGGCAAATCAAGTTATTGTATGTTCTGGTGCAAAGCATGCGCTCTATACATTGTTTCAAGTGCTTTTAGATGAAGGAGACGAAGTCATTATCCCAACACCATATTGGGTAAGCTATCCGGAGCAAGTAAAACTTGCGGAAGGAACGCCTATATATGTGGAAGGAAAAGAACAGAATCACTTTAAAATTACGCCTGAGCAGCTAGAAGCGTCCATTACAGAGCGTACAAAAGCAGTTATTATTAACTCACCTAGCAATCCAACAGGGGTTATTTACAGCGCTGAAGAGTTAAAAGCGTTAGGCGAAGTTTGCTTGAAGCATGACATTCTTATCGTGTCTGACGAGATTTATGAAAAGCTTGTGTATGATGGTGCCACGCATACGTCCATCGCGGAGCTATCTCCTGAATTAAAAGAGCAAACGATTATTATTAATGGGGTATCTAAATCACATTCCATGACGGGGTGGCGAATTGGATATGCAGCAGGAAATGTAGACATTATTAAAGCAATGACAAATCTTGCGAGCCACAGTACGTCAAATCCAACGTCTATCGCACAATACGGGACAATCGCTGCATATGAAGGAAGTCAAGAGCCTGTCGAAATGATGCGCAGTGCGTTCGAAGAACGTCTAACGATCATTTATGATAAACTTGTTCAGCTTCCAGGATTTAGCTGTGTGAAACCCCAGGGGGCGTTCTACTTGTTCCCGAACGTGTCCGAAGCAGTGAAGATGACAGGTTTCTCAACTGTAGATGACTGGGTAGCAGCCATTTTAGAAGAAGAAAAGGTAGCACTTGTTCCTGGATCAGGATTCGGAGCACCTGATAATGTACGATTATCTTATGCGACGTCTCTTGATTTAGTCGAAAAAGCGATTGAGCGCATTGAACAGTTCATGAATCGCCACATGAAATAA
- a CDS encoding YpoC family protein, whose amino-acid sequence MSEWVIPKDFQQTPFFQDSSLALRIDVEKDFEEQLHDGYFLYDIQEKLGEGVVKPWTNASLYIPIVFRCWKEEKVKIGEVFQQRKNKEAKEPMTRWVAHFISVLFWMNDQPVPSIVHLNEQIPTLAYKPINVWERLSFVLQRPYLHHSYSQLSELYTEIEKIYYKKSIMNIKK is encoded by the coding sequence ATGAGCGAATGGGTGATCCCAAAAGACTTTCAGCAAACACCTTTTTTTCAGGATTCTTCTCTAGCATTGCGTATAGATGTGGAAAAAGATTTTGAAGAACAGCTTCATGATGGTTACTTTCTATATGATATACAAGAAAAATTAGGAGAGGGAGTAGTCAAGCCTTGGACGAATGCTTCTCTTTATATTCCGATCGTGTTTCGATGTTGGAAAGAGGAGAAAGTGAAGATTGGTGAAGTTTTTCAGCAGCGTAAAAACAAAGAGGCAAAAGAACCGATGACTCGCTGGGTAGCACATTTTATTAGCGTTTTATTTTGGATGAATGATCAGCCTGTTCCTAGTATTGTTCACTTGAACGAGCAGATTCCGACGCTGGCTTATAAACCAATTAATGTGTGGGAACGCCTTTCATTCGTGCTTCAACGTCCGTACCTGCATCACAGCTATAGTCAGCTTTCTGAGCTGTACACTGAAATTGAAAAAATCTATTATAAAAAGTCGATTATGAACATAAAAAAATGA